The segment GCTAATCGCATCGTAATGGCCCCTGTCACCCGCAGTCGCTATGGCGAAGACGGCATTCCCAACGAGATGCACGCGGAGTACTACGCGCAGCGTGCCACTGCCGGTTTGATCGTTGCCGAAGCCACCAATATCTCTCCTCAAGGCCGCGGTTATGCCGCTACGCCCGGCATCTGGAGCGACGAACAGGTTACAGGCTGGAAGAAAGTTACCGACGCCGTGCACGCTGCCGGCGGCAAGATCGTCAGCCAGCTCTGGCATGTGGGTCGTTTCTCCAGCGTAGAGTTGCAGCCAGACGGCGTTGCGCCGGTCGCACCTTCTGCGATCCAGGCTGAAGGTCAAACCTATACCGCGAATGGTTTTGTTCCGGTGTCGATGCCTCGAGCACTCGAAACCGATGAAATTCCGGGGATCATCGAACAGTACAAACGCGCTGCCGAAAATGCCAAGCGCGCCGGTTTTGATGGGGTGGAAGTTCACTCTGCCAATAGCTATCTTCTGGATCAATTTCTGCGCGACTCGACCAACCACCGAACCGACCACTACGGCGGCTCGATCGAAAACCGTGCACGCCTGACCCTGGAAGTGACAGACGCGATCGTCAAGATCTGGGGCAATGACCGCGTCGGTATCCGCTTGTCTCCGGTTACACCCGACGCCGGTAACACCCCCCCGGACAGCAACGTGATGGCACTGCACGGCTACCTGATCCAGCAGTTGAATGCCTTCAATCTCGCCTACCTGCATTTTGTTGAAGGGGCGACTGCAACTTCCCGTGAAGTGCCGGAAGGTGTGGACATGGACGCCCTGAGCGCACAGTTCAATGGCTTCTTTATCGGTAACAACAACTACGACCTGGAGATGGCAATCGAGCGACGCGCCCAAGGCAAGATCGATGCAGTTGCATTTGGTCGGCTGTTCATTTCCAACCCTGATCTGGTTGAGCGCTTGCGTCGTGACAGCCAACTGACCATTGCACCACGGGAGTCCTATTACGGTGGTGGCGCCAAGGGCTACACCGACTGGCCTGTCGGCAGCTACTGATCACGGCTGTATCAACGCGATATCCAAATCGATCGACACCGTGATCAACAATGCTGGCGACGTCACGTGACGTCCTTGGCTTCCACACTCAATGCTTCGCCGATGGCATAGAAATGGCCTCCCGCGATGTAGTGCAGGCTGCGAAGGTCCGGATGGGCGGTTTCAAAGTGCCAGTGCCCATCGCTGAAGACTCGGGTGTCTGCCCAGGCACCCACCACCTCGCCGATAAACAAGTCATAACTCGCCTGGTTGTGAGGCTCGTGTATCAACTTGCACGCAAGCCACGCCGAACAGCCCGCAACGAAGGGCAGGTCATGGCCGGGCATGCTGAATAACTGGACATCGCTCCTCGCCAGTTTGTCCGGCGTATCGGACAGACTCATGCTGCCAACATCACTGGTCAGTTTGAGCTGGGCCACGGTTGGAACCTGGATCACGAAAACGCCACTGCCCTCTACCAACTCACGAGTCCGGGTCATCTTGTCCAGCACTACAGTCACTTTTGGCGGTGAAAAATCCAGCGCGCAGGCCCACGCGGCGGCCATGACATCCTTTACCCCGTCGTGCTGAGCAGATACCAGTACGGTAGGGCCGTGATTGATCAGCCTGTAGGCCTTTTCAAGGGGTACAGCGGCAATGTAGTCGTCCATCGTTACTCCAGAAAAAAAGGCCCCGAATCCATGAATGGACCGGGGCCGTTCAGGTTTAAACCGAAGCCGTTCTGCTCAGGTGAAGCTGAAGGCTTTCATGGTCGCCTACGATGAGCGACCCGATGGCAGGGGTCAATTCGGTCTTCGAACCGGGCGCTATATTTAACCTTTGCCACTTATTACGCCCGCTGGTTTTTACCCGCGTCTACGCGCCTCGGGAATGCGTCTGCACGGATCAGGGGGCCACGTGGGTGTGGTAAATCTTGCTGACTACGGTCCACTTGGCTTCAACTTTCAGCAGGTTGAAAAAGTCGGTGAAACAGAAGCCGGAGATGTCATTGGTATCGATGCGTGCACTGGCAGCCGTACCGACGATATCGATGTTGACGATTGCGCTCTGGGCTTCTGGGGAAGGGCGGAATGCGTTGTCGATGATGTCGAACAACCCATGAATCGGGCCGCCGGTGAGTTTGCTCTCGGCGTCTACGCCAAAGATCGTGGCCTGCTCGCTGAAGGCAGGTTTCATGATGCTGCTGTTGGCGTGTTTGCCACCTTCGTTGTACTGGCTCAGTACGGCGACGATTGCGTTGTATTCCTGCACGTAAGTCGGATTGCTCATGATGGGGTCCTGTTTGTGGGTTCGCTCAACCATTAATGTAGTGCTCACTACTTAAGTGTGTTTATTCTATAGCGAGCACTACAATTTGTGCCAATGATTTCGTGGGCGGTCGTCGGGTGTGATGTAAATGGCAAGGCTTCGCCTCAAACGGGTTACCGTTCAGGCAATACATCAGCGAGCAGGCGAAGCACCGCAGAGCACGGGAAGGCGCCAAGGACGGGCATAAAGGGGGGGCACGAGCAGCTTCGTGCCAAGGGCAATGCGCGTGTGGTTGCGTGGTCGTGTTTTAACGCCGGTGGTAAACCGGCACGCAGCGTTACAAGGACATGCGCTCGACAAGGGGGCAGGGAACCTTGTGAGTGAAGGGCTCATCCTTGTTTTCGATCAGGTGCAAGGCGGCACGACGGCCCATTTCGTAATAGGGAAGTTGCACGGTGCTCAGGGGCGGGTAAAACAACTCCGCGACTCCGATCATGTTGTCGAAGCCAAGCACTGCAACGTCCGCCGGAATTCTCAAACCCTGGCCAAGCAGGAACTGATAGGCAATCAGGGCGATCCGGTCGTTACCACACACCAGCAGGTCGAAGGTCGGCTTTGCCGGTGACTCGCCCAATTCTCCCTTGAGCGCTTCAATGGTTTCGAGGTACTCGTCATCCGCAGACAAATCATATTGCAGCACACTGTCCAACGGGATGCCTGCCTCTGTGAATGCACGTGACAAGCCCTGCTGGCGCAACTTCCAGGCAATGCTGTGGCGGGGCAGATTAATGCACAGCGGGCGCCGATAACCCCGTTGAAGTGCCTGGCTCACCGCCTGGTACTGACCCTCTTCGTCATCAGAGACATAACACGCCACACCCGGGCTGGAGCTAATGCAGTTGCTCAGCACCAGCGGGTAGCTGCGCAGCGCCTCAGGTATCTCCAGCTCGCGCAGTTCCATGGAACTGAACACGATTCCGTCTGGACGATGTGACAGCATCAGATCGATGGATCGCGAATCCGGTGGGCTTTCGAACACGTTGATGATCAGGACGTTCCAGCCGTTTTCCCGTGCAGTGTGCTCAAGCGACAGCAGCATGTTCACGGCGAAAGGGGTCGTCGCGGTGTCCAGGGCGAAAACCCCGATCAGTTTGCTGCTGAAATGCCCGCCGCGAATATTGCGTGCGGAGAGATTGGGCACATAGCCCAGGGTCTCGATGGCTTGGCGGACAGTCGCCAGGGTTTCGGCATTGAGTTTTTCGGGAGTGTTGATCGCTCGAGACACGGTCATCAGGGAAACCCCCGCCAACCGTGCAACATCTTTAACCGAGGCCATTTACGAATGCCATTGAGTTTTCTCCATGCATGAAAGTCATGTCCGGCAAGAGCATGACATCATGGCAATGGTGACGTAAATGACCGAGTCTTTATCCCGCGTCGGCTCGACCGTTTCAGGTCAGAAAAAATAATACTTGAAGCGCACCCGGGCACCATAACGATCGCTGTCGTCATTTGCCCGACTCCCATCGTTATCGGGAAGGTTGAGCATTGACCAATAGGCACCCAGATCAATATTGAAGTTGTCCATGTCCATGACATTGGTGATGCGATAGGACGTGTGGATCGTGTGAATGTCATACCGGCCAGGAACAGTTGCCACACCGTCTTTGGCAACCAGATCATTCATGTTGAATGCTTGAATATCATTTTTGGCAAAGATGTAGCCGAGTTCAAAGTTGCGCCACAATATATTGCTCCCGGCACTGAAGTCTTTTTCATCCTTGGCGTTCATGTAGGCCGTGCTGATATTAAAGACAATGCCGTTGGAGGGATCCTCCTTTAATGAGTTCCAGGTAAAGGTCGCACCATATCCGGTGCGTTGTGACTGGTCTTGAATATCTCCCGAGGCATCGCGAAAACCATACGCATTGCTGACGATGTTGGTTTCCATCGCCAGCGCGATGGAGGCTTTGTCGAAACGCAACGCGGCGACGGGCCGGACATAGGCTGCATTTTTTTCATTTTCCAGCACATTGCCGTGATAGCCATTGTCGGCAAACAGGGTGGTGCCGTCCTTTACCAGGGTATTGAGTTCGAGGTACAGCGGCCCTGCCTCCTTGCTCAGCAGTACCGCGCCGCCACCGCTGCTGCGCCCGCGTCCTTCTTTCATCATATAGATGTAGCCGAAGCCATCGCTGTACAGGTCGTTGGAGGTATTGCCCGAATACTGGATGAACGTGTCCTGGTTAAGCGGGAACATGTCGTAGGCTTCAAAACGGCCAACTTTGATTTTCCAGTTTTTCTCCTGACCAAAAAAGAACGCCGCATCATCAGCACTCAAGTTCCCGGACACATTAACCAGTGGCTGAACGCTAAAGCCGGCGAACTGATCATTTTTGCCTTTGCGGTAGCCATCGAGTCCTAAAAGAATTCGCCCGTTGATATCCCATTTTTCCGAGTCACCGACACGCCAGTCTTTATTGTCATCGGTTTTGAACGATGTCAACTGACCCGCACTACTGGCAGCATCAAGGTTGAACTCTACATCGCCGTAAACTTTCAAATCGCCGTGTTCCGTAGTCCAGGTCATATCCGCCATGCCCGACGAAGAAAACATGCCCAGTAAACAAACAACTAAACTCTTTTTCATGGCCGTGCCCAATCAAGTTATGGACGCACTTTCCCTTGCCCAAGGAATGGGAGGGCGTACGTTTTTTTGTTTTAGTGTGCTGCGCGAGCAAGCCCAGCGACGTTCAATGCTCAACGTTCTGCTTTTTTAGTGCGCAAAGGCACCGCCGCTACACGACTGCTGTCGTGGCCGGTGGTGAAGGCGCGTGATCCGGGACGGTGGAGCAGGGGATTCGAGAAGACTCCGAGCGCAAGGTCAAGCACGAGATCAGGAGGCAAACGCCCACGACTCCCGCCATAAGGACATACACGCTGGAAAATCCAATATGGTCATAGCCATACCCGGCGACGGGGGCCAGGAACATGGCGGTCAACGACTGGGCAGCCTGGAAGCCCACGAGATAGATGGTCGAAGACAAGCGCGAATCGAAATTACCGGCAATGTACTTGAATGCGGAGACGAGCAAGATCGGCACTTCGAGGGCATGCAACATCTTGCAACTGGCTATCACCCACACATCCACGGCCACTCCGGACCCCAAAATGCGCACGAACATGATGGTGCCTGTGAGGATCAAGCCATTCTTGGCTCCGATCCGCGATACCAGCCAGGGTGCGAACAGCATGCACAGCGCTTCAACGAAGACCTGCGAGGAGTTCAGATAGCCGTAGGCGCGTATCCCGTCTTCCGGGTTCGGATAAAAGGAGGAGAAGTACACGGGGAACTGCTGGTCATAGACCGCGTAAATCCCGCAAACCCCGGTCATGAACAGGCCGAATGCCCAGAAGCGGGGCAGGGTCATGAGCACCCAGAAATCCTTCATCCGCAACGGGTTGGCAAACGCCTTGGCCGCCCGGGATGTTGAGTCGCAATACTTGCCCAGGTCCATGCGAAACAGGATCAGCAGAAAGATGATGCCGGACGCCGTGCTCATGTAGAACATGATGTTGGGGTTGATGCTGAACATGACCCCCACCACACCGGTGGCAGAAGCCCAGCCCAGCGATCCCCACAGCCTGGCCTTGCCGAACTCGAAGCCCATGTGGCGCGATAACCGCTCCGTGTAGGACTCCATCAGTCCAGCCCCTGCGAGCATGGCAAAGCCCAGAAACGCCGCACCCACCACGACGCCCAGTACCAGGTTCGTGGCCAACAGCCAGGAGTAGACATAGATACAAAAAGGCGCAGTGCAGCAGAGCAGGACACCAATCCAGACCAGCAGTTTTTTCGACATGCCCAGTCGATCCTGGAGCACGCCATAGAAAGGCAGGATAAGC is part of the Pseudomonas sp. ML2-2023-3 genome and harbors:
- a CDS encoding alkene reductase; translated protein: MTDNSNRTDLFTPVTMGDIELANRIVMAPVTRSRYGEDGIPNEMHAEYYAQRATAGLIVAEATNISPQGRGYAATPGIWSDEQVTGWKKVTDAVHAAGGKIVSQLWHVGRFSSVELQPDGVAPVAPSAIQAEGQTYTANGFVPVSMPRALETDEIPGIIEQYKRAAENAKRAGFDGVEVHSANSYLLDQFLRDSTNHRTDHYGGSIENRARLTLEVTDAIVKIWGNDRVGIRLSPVTPDAGNTPPDSNVMALHGYLIQQLNAFNLAYLHFVEGATATSREVPEGVDMDALSAQFNGFFIGNNNYDLEMAIERRAQGKIDAVAFGRLFISNPDLVERLRRDSQLTIAPRESYYGGGAKGYTDWPVGSY
- a CDS encoding flavin reductase family protein, whose protein sequence is MDDYIAAVPLEKAYRLINHGPTVLVSAQHDGVKDVMAAAWACALDFSPPKVTVVLDKMTRTRELVEGSGVFVIQVPTVAQLKLTSDVGSMSLSDTPDKLARSDVQLFSMPGHDLPFVAGCSAWLACKLIHEPHNQASYDLFIGEVVGAWADTRVFSDGHWHFETAHPDLRSLHYIAGGHFYAIGEALSVEAKDVT
- a CDS encoding nuclear transport factor 2 family protein; translated protein: MSNPTYVQEYNAIVAVLSQYNEGGKHANSSIMKPAFSEQATIFGVDAESKLTGGPIHGLFDIIDNAFRPSPEAQSAIVNIDIVGTAASARIDTNDISGFCFTDFFNLLKVEAKWTVVSKIYHTHVAP
- a CDS encoding LacI family DNA-binding transcriptional regulator, giving the protein MASVKDVARLAGVSLMTVSRAINTPEKLNAETLATVRQAIETLGYVPNLSARNIRGGHFSSKLIGVFALDTATTPFAVNMLLSLEHTARENGWNVLIINVFESPPDSRSIDLMLSHRPDGIVFSSMELRELEIPEALRSYPLVLSNCISSSPGVACYVSDDEEGQYQAVSQALQRGYRRPLCINLPRHSIAWKLRQQGLSRAFTEAGIPLDSVLQYDLSADDEYLETIEALKGELGESPAKPTFDLLVCGNDRIALIAYQFLLGQGLRIPADVAVLGFDNMIGVAELFYPPLSTVQLPYYEMGRRAALHLIENKDEPFTHKVPCPLVERMSL
- a CDS encoding carbohydrate porin is translated as MKKSLVVCLLGMFSSSGMADMTWTTEHGDLKVYGDVEFNLDAASSAGQLTSFKTDDNKDWRVGDSEKWDINGRILLGLDGYRKGKNDQFAGFSVQPLVNVSGNLSADDAAFFFGQEKNWKIKVGRFEAYDMFPLNQDTFIQYSGNTSNDLYSDGFGYIYMMKEGRGRSSGGGAVLLSKEAGPLYLELNTLVKDGTTLFADNGYHGNVLENEKNAAYVRPVAALRFDKASIALAMETNIVSNAYGFRDASGDIQDQSQRTGYGATFTWNSLKEDPSNGIVFNISTAYMNAKDEKDFSAGSNILWRNFELGYIFAKNDIQAFNMNDLVAKDGVATVPGRYDIHTIHTSYRITNVMDMDNFNIDLGAYWSMLNLPDNDGSRANDDSDRYGARVRFKYYFF
- a CDS encoding MFS transporter, producing the protein MRASRKIEYMQVSGLLYFFFFAFSSSFSLFSIWIHKAIGLNGAETGMVFAANTIAAMLILPFYGVLQDRLGMSKKLLVWIGVLLCCTAPFCIYVYSWLLATNLVLGVVVGAAFLGFAMLAGAGLMESYTERLSRHMGFEFGKARLWGSLGWASATGVVGVMFSINPNIMFYMSTASGIIFLLILFRMDLGKYCDSTSRAAKAFANPLRMKDFWVLMTLPRFWAFGLFMTGVCGIYAVYDQQFPVYFSSFYPNPEDGIRAYGYLNSSQVFVEALCMLFAPWLVSRIGAKNGLILTGTIMFVRILGSGVAVDVWVIASCKMLHALEVPILLVSAFKYIAGNFDSRLSSTIYLVGFQAAQSLTAMFLAPVAGYGYDHIGFSSVYVLMAGVVGVCLLISCLTLRSESSRIPCSTVPDHAPSPPATTAVV